A stretch of DNA from Catenulispora acidiphila DSM 44928:
AAGAGGCGAAGGCCCAGATGTACACGCTGGTGGGCTACGACGACGACTACTCGTCGTACAGCTTCGGCAGCGGCTCCGGCCAGGCGGTTCCGCTGGAGGAGTACGACTTCGGCGGCTACAGCGGCTGAGGTCCGGTGCGCTGAGCCCGTGCGGTACGCGGGCTCCTAGCACGGCAGATCGCTGAGAGGGCGGTCGCTTCCCTTCCGGGGGAGCGGCCGCCCTTTCGGCGTGTCGTGCGGCGGTGCGGCGGTGCGGTCAGGCGAGGCCACAGTGCGGTCAAGCGAATCCGCGGTGCGTCCACCCGCCGAACATTCCGTGTTCCTGCTGCTTGGCCCGGACAGCGGACACCAGGCTGAACGCGGACAGCGCGGGATCGCCGCGCAGTTCCTCGAGCCGCCGGCGCAGGACCTCCTCGGTCGAGGCGGAGTCGGAGGACTCCAGCGCCCCGGAGTCCCGCAGCTCTGTCAGGACCCGATCGAGATGCCGCTCCAGCTTCCGTGCCGGCCGGTCGACCAACTGGGCCACATGGGACAGCGGCAGACCCTCGCGGTAGCGGAAGACCAGAGCCGCGCGCGAGGTGAGGGCCAGCGCGCTGAACTGCTTCTGGAAGACTTCTTGCTCTGTCATCATTTCCCCGTCCTAAGGACCTATACAGTCCTTAGATGCGCGAGACGTGGTTCAGGTTCCTGATGGGTACGCTGAATGTGTCGCCTGTGACCGGGAAAGCGGAGTGCCGATGAACGACCAGCCCGAGGTCGGACGTCCCAACTACAGTGCCGCGGGCAGCCGGGCCTCGGCCAGTCCGGTGCCGCGCCAGGGCGGCGGCTACCCGCCGGAGCAGGGCGCGCGGCTGGACCTGCGCGCGGTGGCCGCGATGGCCGCCGCGGCGCTGGCGTGGTCGTCGTGGACGCCGTTCTACACCCTGCCGATAGTCGTGGCGCTGGTCGCCGCGGTCTTGGCGGCGCGCTGGGGCGCGCGGGCCAAGCGGAACATACTGGCTTCGGAGGGAAGACTGACCGGAGCCGGGCTCGCGGACATGGCGCGGCTGCTGGGGACGGTGGATCTGGCGATCCTGGCCTACCTGATCTTCCACTACTACTTCATCGCGCACGCCGGGGTGAAGGGCGTCCTCACCCTGTTGCTCACGTGACCGGAGGAGCCCGCTGAGGCCCGGGAATACCTCCCGTGTCCCTGCCGTTGACCCCAATGCCGCCAGAAGCAGCCCATGGCCGTTAATGGGGGACGCGACACTGTCCGGCATGCGAGAATGGGCAGGTTCGTCGGCAGGGCGGACCGTGGTGGGCCCAGCAGCCGGACCAGCTGCCTTGATGGCGGCTCGAGCCGGTGCTAAGGTCCCTCCCTCCGTTTTGACCTCACCGGCATGCCCTGGGTAGGCTCATCGCCGTGCCAGGGGTGTCCCCCCGGCTACTCCTGCCTGCGCACCGTCCGGTGGCGTCGGCGCCAAGCGCTTCGCCATCTCCGTCGGAGACAGCAGGGGTCTGTTGGGTCTGCTTCGACACGCCCGACCTCGTGGACCGGACGTCCAGGGTGATACCCGGACAGCACGGACGCGCGGCCGCAGGGCGTGCGCGATGAGTGGATGAGCAGGAACTCGAAGCGAAACCGAGAGGTAGTAGCACTCCGCGACCGGGGTCGCCCACGCGGAGCCGTAGAAGGAAAGGGAAGGCCAGCACCTAGTGCCTACCATTCAGCAGTTGGTCCGCAAGGGCCGGCAGGACAAGGTTGTGAAGAGCAACACTCCTGCGCTCAAGGGGTCCCCGCAGCGCCGCGGCGTCTGCACCCGCGTGTACACCACCACGCCCAAGAAGCCGAACTCGGCTCTGCGCAAGGTGGCCCGTGTGAAGCTGTCCTCCGGCATCGAGGTCACGGCGTACATCCCGGGCGTCGGCCACAACCTGCAGGAGCACTCGATCGTGCTCGTGCGCGGCGGCCGTGTGAAGGACCTGCCGGGCGTTCGGTACAAGATCGTCCGCGGCTCGCTCGACACCCAGGGCGTCAAGAACCGCAAGCAGGCCCGCAGCCGCTACGGCGCCAAGAAGGAGAAGAGCTAATGCCTCGCAAGGGTCCTGCCCCGAAGCACCCGGTCGTCATCGACCCGGTCTACAACTCCCCGCTGGTGACCTCGCTGGTGAACAAGGTCCTGCTGGACGGCAAGCGCTCCACCGCCGAGCGCATCGTCTACGGCGCCCTGGAGGGCTGCCGGGAGAAGACCGGCACCGACCCGGTGATCACGCTCAAGCGTGCCCTGGACAACGTGAAGCCGACCCTGGAAGTCAAGTCCCGCCGCGTCGGCGGTGCGACCTACCAGGTCCCGATCGAGGTCCGCGCCGGCCGCAGCACCACCCTGGCCCTGCGCTGGCTGGTGGGCTACTCCCGGCAGCGCCGCGAGAAGACCATGACCGAGCGCCTGATGAACGAGCTCCTGGACGCCTCCAACGGCCTGGGTGCCTCCGTCAAGCGCCGCGAGGACACGCACAAGATGGCGGACGCGAACAAGGCGTTCGCGCACTACCGCTGGTAACCCCGGTAGCCGAGACCGAGAAAGTAGCTGAGCGAAATGGCCCCCAACGCCGTTGACCTGGCCAAGGTCCGCAACATCGGGATCATGGCCCACATCGACGCGGGCAAGACCACGACGACCGAGCGCATCCTGTACTACACCGGGATGAGCTACAAGATCGGCGAGGTCCACGACGGCGCTGCCACCACCGACTGGATGGAGCAGGAGCAGGAGCGTGGCATCACGATCACCTCCGCGGCCGTCACCTGTCACTGGTCGGTGGACGACGTCGACAACACCATCAACATCATCGACACGCCCGGACACGTCGACTTCACCGTCGAAGTGGAGCGCTCCTTGCGCGTTCTCGACGGCGCGGTCGCGGTGTTCGACGGTGTCGCCGGCGTGGAGCCGCAGTCCGAGACGGTCTGGCGTCAGGCCGACCGTTACGGCGTCCCGCGCATTTGCTTCATCAACAAGCTGGACCGCACCGGCGCGGAGTTCCACCGCTGCGTCGAGATGATCGTCACCCGTCTGCAGGCCACTCCGCTGGTCATGCAGCTGCCGATCGGTGCCGAGGCGGACTTCAAGGGCGTCATCGACCTGGTGAAGATGAAGGCCCTGGTCTGGAGCGCCGAGACCAAGCTGGGCGAGGCCTACGACGAGGTCGACATCCCGGAGACGCACACCGAGGCCGCCGACGAGTGGCGCGGGCGTCTGCTGGAGACCATCGCCGAGGCCGACGACGAGATGATGGAGCTGTACCTGGAGGGCCAGGAGCCCACCACGGAGCAGCTGTTCGCGGCCATCCGCCGCGCCACCCTCGCCGCCAAGCTCAACCCGGTGTTCTGCGGGACCGCGTTCAAGAACAAGGGCGTCCAGCCCCTGCTCGACGCGATCGTGCGCTACCTCCCCTCCCCGCTCGACGTGGAGGCCATCGACGGCCACAAGGTGGGCGACGAGGAGACGGTGCTGCACCGCAAGCCCTCCGACGACGAGCCGATGTCCGCGC
This window harbors:
- the rpsG gene encoding 30S ribosomal protein S7, which encodes MPRKGPAPKHPVVIDPVYNSPLVTSLVNKVLLDGKRSTAERIVYGALEGCREKTGTDPVITLKRALDNVKPTLEVKSRRVGGATYQVPIEVRAGRSTTLALRWLVGYSRQRREKTMTERLMNELLDASNGLGASVKRREDTHKMADANKAFAHYRW
- the rpsL gene encoding 30S ribosomal protein S12 translates to MPTIQQLVRKGRQDKVVKSNTPALKGSPQRRGVCTRVYTTTPKKPNSALRKVARVKLSSGIEVTAYIPGVGHNLQEHSIVLVRGGRVKDLPGVRYKIVRGSLDTQGVKNRKQARSRYGAKKEKS